Proteins from a genomic interval of Pseudomonas silesiensis:
- the fliS gene encoding flagellar export chaperone FliS → MNPMRALRQYQKVNSHAQISEANPHRLVQMLMEGGLDRIAQAKGALARGDIAEKGLMLGKAIDIIIGLRDGLDAGKSEDPAYVQQLESLYVYMTNRLMEANVKNDVTIMDEVLGLLVTVKSGWDAIGVAE, encoded by the coding sequence ATGAATCCCATGAGAGCCCTTCGCCAATACCAGAAGGTCAATTCCCATGCGCAGATCTCGGAAGCCAATCCCCATCGCCTGGTGCAGATGCTGATGGAAGGCGGGCTGGATCGCATCGCCCAGGCCAAGGGCGCCCTGGCTCGGGGTGATATCGCGGAAAAAGGCCTGATGCTGGGTAAGGCGATCGACATCATCATCGGACTGCGTGACGGCCTGGATGCCGGGAAAAGCGAAGACCCGGCGTACGTGCAGCAACTGGAAAGCCTCTACGTGTACATGACCAATCGCTTGATGGAAGCCAACGTCAAGAACGACGTCACGATCATGGATGAGGTATTGGGATTGCTGGTCACTGTCAAAAGTGGCTGGGATGCGATTGGTGTAGCTGAATAG
- a CDS encoding flagellin gives MALTVNTNSASLTTQGNLNKASGALATSMQRLSSGLRINSAKDDAAGLQISNRLTSQINGLGQAVKNVNDGISIAQTAEGAMQASTDILQKMRTLALSSSTGSLSADDRKSNNDEYQALTSELTRISQTTTFGGQKLLDGSYGTKAIQVGANANETINLSLENVAASNIGSQQLKSSAITPSTTGLAAGDVTITGNGQTKSISYGIGASAKSIAEKMNGAVGGLSATASTEVKFSVDEAVTKGDTTTPGVPANFKLTVGDGSEVSFVGVTSTADLADQLKSNAAKLGISVNYDETKGTLEVKSDTGENLKFTGEAGSASISVNVKDGSGKYAADATTGVETPTALAAATDAIVTGQISLDSAKSYALGAGTADGVTGLFGQATVSSAKTAISDTNVTDATNAQNALAVIDKAIGTIDSTRSNLGATQNRLTTTADNLQNIQKNSTAARSTIQDVDFAAETAELTKQQTLQSASTAILSQANQLPSSVLKLLQ, from the coding sequence ATGGCTTTAACCGTAAACACCAACTCCGCGTCGCTTACTACTCAGGGCAACCTGAACAAAGCCAGCGGCGCCTTGGCCACTTCTATGCAGCGCCTGTCTTCCGGCCTGCGCATTAACAGCGCTAAAGATGACGCTGCCGGTCTGCAGATCTCCAACCGTCTGACCAGCCAGATCAACGGCCTGGGTCAAGCGGTCAAGAACGTGAACGATGGCATCTCCATCGCGCAAACTGCTGAAGGTGCGATGCAGGCCTCGACCGACATCCTGCAGAAAATGCGTACTTTGGCTCTGTCCTCGTCCACTGGCTCCCTGAGCGCCGACGACCGTAAGTCGAACAATGACGAGTACCAAGCTCTGACTTCGGAACTGACCCGTATCTCGCAAACCACAACTTTCGGCGGTCAGAAGTTGTTGGATGGCTCTTACGGTACCAAGGCCATCCAGGTAGGCGCCAACGCGAACGAAACCATCAACCTGAGTCTGGAAAACGTAGCGGCCAGCAACATTGGTTCGCAACAGCTCAAGAGTTCGGCGATCACTCCTAGCACCACTGGTTTGGCTGCTGGTGATGTCACCATTACTGGAAACGGTCAGACCAAATCGATCAGCTACGGTATAGGCGCATCCGCGAAATCCATCGCAGAGAAAATGAACGGCGCTGTCGGTGGTCTGAGCGCTACTGCCAGCACCGAAGTCAAATTCTCCGTCGATGAAGCTGTAACCAAAGGTGATACTACTACTCCAGGTGTTCCGGCCAACTTCAAACTGACCGTGGGTGATGGTTCTGAGGTCAGCTTTGTCGGCGTGACCAGCACAGCCGACCTGGCTGACCAGTTGAAGTCCAACGCTGCCAAATTGGGTATTAGCGTTAACTACGACGAGACTAAAGGCACCTTGGAAGTCAAGTCCGATACGGGCGAAAATCTGAAATTTACCGGTGAGGCTGGCTCAGCCTCGATCTCTGTAAACGTTAAAGATGGCTCAGGCAAGTACGCTGCTGATGCCACAACTGGCGTGGAGACTCCAACGGCTTTGGCTGCTGCTACCGATGCTATCGTCACTGGCCAGATTTCCTTAGACTCCGCGAAAAGCTATGCCTTGGGTGCGGGCACCGCTGATGGTGTGACCGGTCTGTTCGGCCAAGCTACCGTGTCGTCGGCCAAAACTGCTATTTCGGATACCAACGTGACTGACGCTACCAACGCCCAAAACGCGTTGGCCGTAATTGACAAGGCCATCGGCACCATTGACAGCACTCGTTCGAATTTGGGTGCTACCCAAAACCGTCTGACCACAACTGCCGACAACCTGCAGAACATCCAGAAGAACTCCACGGCTGCTCGAAGCACCATTCAAGACGTGGACTTCGCTGCTGAAACCGCAGAGCTGACCAAGCAACAAACTCTGCAATCGGCTTCGACCGCGATCCTGTCGCAAGCGAACCAACTGCCATCCTCTGTACTGAAACTGCTTCAGTAA
- a CDS encoding sigma-54 dependent transcriptional regulator — translation MWRETKILLIDDDSVRRRDLAVILNFLGEENLPCGSHDWQQAVGSLSSSREVICVLIGTVNAPGALLGLLKTLSTWDEFLPVLLMGDNSSVDLPEDLRRRVLSTLEMPPSYSKLLDSLHRAQVYREMYDQARERGRHREPNLFRSLVGTSRAIQHVRQMMQQVADTDASVLILGESGTGKEVVARNLHYHSKRRDAPFVPVNCGAIPAELLESELFGHEKGAFTGAITSRAGRFELANGGTLFLDEIGDMPLPMQVKLLRVLQERTFERVGSNKTQSVDVRIIAATHKNLESMIEIGSFREDLYYRLNVFPIEMAPLRERVEDIPLLMNELISRMEHEKRGSIRFNSAAIMSLCRHGWPGNVRELANLVERMAIMHPYGVIGVVELPKKFRYVDDEDEQLVDSLRSDLEERVAINGHAPDFSASALLPPEGLDLKDYLGGLEQGLIQQALDDANGIVARAAERLRIRRTTLVEKMRKYGMSRREGDEQAED, via the coding sequence ATGTGGCGTGAAACCAAAATTCTGCTGATCGATGACGATAGCGTTCGCCGCCGGGATCTGGCGGTGATTTTGAATTTTCTTGGTGAAGAAAATTTGCCCTGCGGCAGCCATGACTGGCAGCAGGCTGTCGGCTCGTTGTCATCAAGTCGTGAAGTGATCTGTGTTCTCATCGGGACGGTCAATGCGCCTGGTGCACTTTTGGGCTTGTTAAAGACACTCTCTACCTGGGATGAGTTCCTTCCGGTGTTGTTAATGGGCGATAATTCTTCCGTTGACTTGCCCGAAGACTTGCGTCGTCGGGTGCTGTCGACCCTGGAAATGCCGCCCAGCTACAGCAAATTGCTCGACTCGTTGCACCGTGCCCAGGTCTATCGCGAGATGTATGACCAGGCGCGCGAGCGCGGTCGACACCGCGAACCGAATCTTTTCCGCAGTCTGGTCGGCACCAGCCGGGCGATCCAGCACGTGCGGCAGATGATGCAGCAGGTTGCCGACACCGATGCCAGTGTGCTGATCCTCGGGGAGTCCGGTACTGGCAAGGAAGTGGTCGCGCGCAACCTGCACTACCACTCCAAGCGGCGTGACGCGCCGTTCGTGCCGGTCAATTGCGGGGCGATTCCGGCGGAATTGCTGGAAAGCGAACTGTTCGGGCATGAGAAGGGCGCCTTCACCGGGGCGATCACCAGTCGGGCCGGGCGCTTCGAGCTGGCCAACGGCGGCACCCTGTTCCTCGATGAAATCGGCGACATGCCGTTGCCGATGCAGGTCAAGCTGTTGCGCGTATTGCAGGAGCGCACGTTCGAGCGCGTGGGCAGCAACAAGACCCAGAGCGTCGATGTGCGCATCATCGCGGCGACCCACAAGAATCTCGAAAGCATGATCGAGATCGGCTCGTTCCGTGAAGACTTGTATTACCGCCTGAACGTATTCCCGATTGAAATGGCGCCGCTGCGCGAGCGTGTCGAAGACATCCCGCTGCTGATGAACGAGTTGATCTCGCGCATGGAGCACGAGAAGCGCGGTTCGATCCGTTTCAATTCCGCGGCGATCATGTCGCTGTGCCGTCACGGCTGGCCGGGCAACGTCCGTGAGCTGGCCAACCTGGTGGAGCGCATGGCGATCATGCATCCCTACGGGGTGATTGGCGTGGTCGAGTTGCCGAAGAAGTTTCGTTATGTCGACGATGAAGACGAGCAGCTGGTCGACAGCCTGCGCAGTGATCTCGAAGAGCGGGTGGCCATCAACGGGCATGCCCCGGATTTCAGTGCCAGTGCGCTGCTGCCGCCGGAAGGCCTGGACTTGAAGGACTACCTGGGTGGTCTGGAGCAGGGGCTGATTCAGCAGGCGCTGGATGATGCCAATGGCATCGTCGCGCGCGCCGCGGAACGCCTGCGTATTCGTCGCACCACCCTGGTGGAGAAGATGCGCAAGTACGGCATGAGCCGGCGTGAGGGTGATGAACAGGCGGAGGATTGA
- a CDS encoding flagellar hook-associated protein 3, with translation MRISTAQYYATTAANYQRNLNNLMKSAEQASSGVKLTTAADDPVGAARLLQLDQQKSMLDQYSSNISALGTAQAQEESVLDSINDLLQKVSELTVRAGSASLNDDDRKSIGAEVGQAEEQLLNLMNSKDANGKYIFSGASNNTPPFARNSDGTYSYQGDQTQLQLKIGDSMALGLNDTGWEVFQQAINASRSSTTLTAPAVDDGRVSLSPGVVNPGPSFDSSFRSGEPYTLAFTSSTQFVIKDAAGNDVTAEASQGGKFDPDAKGGSDITFRGVTFALDITYQAGDTPANADAVITGHSFQLAAKPDSFVGTRAPGNTSTALVSQASVTNAAQYQSFFPEGGAVLKFTSPTTFDLYARPLTPDSVPVVTAGSVAGGVATAAGVSFTLDGAPAANDQFDVSVNSHQTQSPLDTLSQLRKALETPVQGDPAAQRNLDNVVASTISNLSNAKNQVDLARGAIGARGNVMAMQRDQIQSSNLLNTAAQASIEDTDPAEVLTRLTLQQTMLQAAQLAFSKISQLGLFNKL, from the coding sequence ATGCGTATTTCTACTGCACAGTACTATGCGACGACGGCCGCCAATTATCAGCGCAACCTCAATAACCTGATGAAATCGGCCGAGCAGGCCAGCAGCGGTGTGAAACTGACGACGGCCGCGGATGATCCTGTGGGTGCGGCCCGGTTGCTGCAGCTTGATCAGCAGAAATCGATGCTGGATCAGTACTCCAGCAACATCAGCGCGTTGGGCACGGCCCAGGCCCAGGAAGAAAGCGTACTGGACAGCATCAACGACTTGCTGCAGAAAGTCAGCGAGCTGACGGTGCGTGCTGGCAGCGCGTCCTTGAACGACGATGACCGCAAATCCATCGGCGCGGAAGTCGGCCAGGCCGAAGAGCAACTGCTGAACTTGATGAACAGCAAGGATGCCAACGGCAAGTACATCTTTTCCGGCGCCAGCAACAACACTCCGCCTTTTGCGCGCAATAGCGATGGTACCTACAGCTATCAGGGTGACCAGACCCAGTTGCAACTGAAGATCGGCGACTCGATGGCGCTGGGGCTCAACGATACGGGCTGGGAGGTTTTCCAGCAGGCGATCAACGCCAGCCGCAGTTCGACCACCCTGACCGCGCCAGCGGTCGATGACGGGCGAGTCTCGCTGTCGCCCGGCGTGGTGAACCCGGGCCCGTCTTTTGATTCGAGCTTCCGCAGCGGCGAGCCCTATACCCTGGCGTTCACCAGCAGCACCCAGTTCGTGATCAAGGATGCCGCGGGCAATGACGTGACCGCGGAGGCGAGCCAGGGCGGCAAGTTCGATCCCGATGCGAAGGGCGGTTCCGATATCACTTTCCGCGGGGTGACGTTTGCGCTGGATATCACCTATCAGGCAGGCGACACACCGGCCAACGCCGATGCCGTGATCACCGGTCACAGCTTCCAGTTGGCGGCCAAGCCGGACAGTTTCGTCGGCACCCGCGCACCGGGCAACACCTCGACCGCACTGGTCAGCCAGGCTTCGGTGACCAATGCGGCGCAATACCAAAGCTTTTTCCCAGAGGGCGGGGCGGTGCTGAAGTTCACCAGCCCGACGACCTTTGACCTGTACGCTCGTCCCTTGACCCCTGACAGTGTACCGGTGGTCACTGCCGGTTCCGTGGCCGGCGGCGTGGCCACGGCTGCCGGTGTCAGCTTTACCCTGGATGGCGCGCCGGCGGCGAACGATCAGTTCGATGTATCGGTCAACTCGCATCAGACCCAAAGCCCGCTGGATACGCTCAGTCAGCTGCGCAAGGCCCTGGAGACACCGGTCCAGGGCGATCCCGCTGCCCAGCGCAATCTGGATAATGTGGTGGCCTCTACCATCTCCAACCTGAGTAATGCCAAAAACCAGGTTGATCTGGCGCGTGGCGCGATCGGCGCCCGGGGCAACGTGATGGCTATGCAGCGTGATCAGATCCAAAGCAGCAACCTGCTCAATACCGCCGCCCAGGCCTCGATCGAAGACACGGACCCGGCGGAGGTGCTGACGCGCCTGACCTTGCAACAGACCATGCTGCAAGCGGCGCAACTGGCGTTCTCGAAAATTTCCCAGCTGGGGCTTTTCAACAAGCTTTGA
- the fliD gene encoding flagellar filament capping protein FliD, with protein MAGSTVSGIGSNIDTQAIVKSLVDAEKAPKQAQINTQTLKATTSLSSIGKIQAALDAFRGALTTMSTGSSFTGLTGSSTDEKVATMTAGNGASTGTFRLVVSQLASASKLSTRNFTGGASSVVNASANPTTLTITQSGKNYDLSVPPGATLQQVRDSINTQFSTAGLSANILSDSTGSRLVLTSTNGGVGSDLTMSGDSGINTGSTVVEIPKNAKYTIDGIAMESKTNTIAEAVSGVSIKLVAVSPTAAGATEPTATTIAVSTNNTVMKSGVKGFVDTYNALMKAISAETKVTMNADGTPTAGALTGDASMRTLVSSIRNELNAMSGTGTLKSLAQFGISTDSTTGLLTLDDKKWDKAITTNSADVGSIFNGKTGLLARLTTATDGYSKASTGTLAERTKSLSDSLNDLKKQQDSLDERMTLLQSSLSAKYNAMDSLVARLRAQSDSIMTTLNALNNPKDD; from the coding sequence ATGGCGGGTTCAACGGTTAGCGGTATTGGATCGAACATCGATACCCAAGCGATTGTGAAGTCCTTGGTTGACGCAGAAAAAGCGCCCAAGCAAGCACAGATCAACACCCAGACGCTCAAGGCAACCACCTCGCTATCGTCTATCGGCAAGATCCAGGCGGCGCTGGATGCCTTCCGTGGCGCCTTGACGACGATGAGTACTGGAAGCAGCTTCACTGGATTGACGGGTTCTTCGACCGACGAAAAAGTCGCAACGATGACGGCGGGCAATGGCGCTTCCACGGGCACCTTCAGATTAGTGGTCTCGCAGTTGGCCAGCGCTTCTAAGTTATCCACCAGGAACTTTACCGGTGGTGCCTCGTCGGTGGTTAATGCCAGCGCCAACCCAACCACATTGACAATTACGCAATCCGGCAAAAACTACGACTTGAGTGTGCCCCCTGGGGCGACGCTGCAACAAGTGCGGGATTCGATCAACACTCAATTTTCCACGGCTGGGTTGAGCGCCAACATCCTGAGTGACTCCACGGGTTCGCGCCTAGTCCTGACCTCTACCAATGGCGGGGTCGGTTCGGACCTGACCATGTCGGGCGACTCCGGCATCAATACCGGCTCAACCGTGGTCGAGATACCAAAGAACGCCAAGTACACCATCGACGGAATCGCGATGGAATCCAAGACCAACACAATCGCCGAAGCGGTCAGTGGCGTGAGCATCAAGCTGGTAGCGGTCTCGCCAACGGCAGCGGGTGCCACCGAGCCGACGGCAACCACGATTGCGGTGAGCACCAACAACACGGTGATGAAGTCCGGGGTCAAAGGTTTTGTCGATACCTATAACGCGCTGATGAAGGCGATCAGCGCGGAGACCAAAGTCACCATGAACGCCGATGGCACGCCGACAGCGGGCGCGCTGACCGGTGATGCGTCGATGCGTACCCTGGTGAGTTCGATCCGCAATGAATTGAACGCGATGTCCGGTACAGGCACCCTGAAATCCTTGGCGCAGTTTGGTATCAGTACCGATTCGACGACGGGCCTGCTGACGCTTGACGACAAGAAATGGGACAAGGCGATTACCACCAATTCGGCGGACGTCGGCAGTATCTTCAATGGCAAGACCGGCCTGCTGGCGCGCCTGACGACGGCCACGGACGGTTATTCCAAGGCGAGTACCGGCACGTTGGCGGAGCGTACGAAGTCGCTGAGCGATAGTTTGAACGACCTGAAAAAGCAGCAGGACTCCCTGGATGAACGCATGACGCTGTTGCAGAGCAGCCTGTCGGCCAAGTACAACGCCATGGACTCCCTGGTGGCCAGGCTGCGTGCGCAAAGCGACAGCATCATGACCACGCTCAACGCGCTCAACAATCCGAAAGACGACTGA
- a CDS encoding ketoacyl-ACP synthase III, translating into MIGIKNIASYVPTAGVDNYAQGAKFDKDETFILGKIGSAFLPRKSADQETSDLCVEAVNALFAASPELKRESIDCLIVVTQNGDEEGLPHTAAIVQDKLGLPTHVAAFDISLGCSGYVYGIYALKGFMEATGLKNGLLVTADPYSKIVDPEDRNTTMLFGDAATATWMGENAVWQLGKSKFGTDGSGAPHLKVTDGVFFMNGRQVFNFALLKVPAHLHELLDESNLQAGDIDAFCIHQGSAAIVDAVARRFEEGEPEKFIKDMLETGNTVSSSIPLLLQNHVFDSKWTRVAISGFGVGLSWGSAILFRG; encoded by the coding sequence ATGATTGGCATAAAAAATATAGCGAGTTATGTGCCGACAGCCGGGGTTGACAACTACGCCCAGGGTGCAAAGTTCGACAAGGACGAAACCTTTATCCTTGGCAAGATCGGCTCGGCATTCCTGCCGCGCAAAAGCGCCGACCAGGAAACCTCCGATCTGTGCGTCGAAGCGGTCAATGCGCTGTTCGCCGCCAGTCCCGAGCTCAAGCGTGAATCCATCGACTGCCTGATCGTCGTCACCCAGAACGGTGATGAGGAAGGCTTGCCGCACACCGCTGCCATCGTTCAGGACAAACTGGGCCTGCCGACGCACGTGGCCGCGTTCGATATCTCCCTGGGCTGTTCCGGCTACGTCTACGGCATCTATGCCCTCAAGGGGTTTATGGAAGCGACGGGGCTGAAAAACGGCCTGCTGGTCACCGCCGACCCGTATTCGAAGATCGTCGACCCGGAAGACCGCAACACCACCATGCTGTTCGGCGATGCCGCCACCGCGACCTGGATGGGCGAAAACGCGGTCTGGCAGTTGGGCAAGTCGAAGTTCGGCACCGACGGTTCCGGAGCACCGCACCTCAAGGTCACCGACGGCGTGTTCTTCATGAACGGGCGCCAGGTGTTCAACTTCGCGCTGTTGAAAGTCCCGGCGCATTTGCATGAGCTGCTGGACGAGTCCAATTTGCAGGCCGGCGACATCGATGCCTTCTGCATTCACCAGGGCAGCGCGGCGATCGTCGATGCCGTGGCGCGGCGCTTCGAAGAAGGCGAGCCGGAGAAGTTCATCAAGGACATGCTCGAGACCGGGAATACGGTGTCTTCCAGCATTCCGCTGCTGCTGCAGAACCACGTGTTCGATTCGAAGTGGACGCGGGTGGCCATCAGTGGTTTCGGTGTAGGCCTGTCCTGGGGCTCGGCGATTCTCTTTCGCGGCTGA
- the flgK gene encoding flagellar hook-associated protein FlgK, whose amino-acid sequence MSLLNIGMSGLAAGHASLLTTGNNIANVDTAGYSRQQTVQSSKGSNQYGNVFIGSGTTLSDVRRVYSSYLDAQLQTTTSLNSDAQAYLGQATQVDKLLSDGSTGISKTLQSFFSSLQTLSGNANDTAARQALLTNAQGLSSRFNAISQQLTQQGSYINDQLGSMAEQVNKLAATVASYNKKISEVSGSGGTPNELLDQRNETVRQLSELVGTQVTENNGSLDIYLGSGQPLVIGNTVNALRVEADKADPTRSAIIMDRGSSTIDITSVVSGGEMGGLLRYREDVLTPAVNGLGRIAMVVADQVNKQLGQGLDQSGNFGSALFNDINSALAISQRSIASAHNNPASGNLDVTIKDTGKLAASDYQVTFTSATGYSVRRLSDNSDMGSFTLGATPAPVIDGFSLSLDSGPVTAGDTFKITPTRGAAADMTTVMTDIKRLATAAPLTSTNAQGNDGTGTVSQPNLSTSLDIYDPVQRQEVQNAVKAAMPIRLMMTSGTAYEVFDAKGASIGTGSIVPGQNNDLNIQVPYTDGSGAAKTFGVAMTLSGSPARDDSFNIAMTAPGSTDNRNTQALLGLQTKATVGATATSPGISLTDAYGGLVSSVGSKTKQGQMDATATGAILTQARDSRDSLSGVDLDEETGNLIKYQQYYSASSQIIKSAQEIFSTLLNAL is encoded by the coding sequence ATGAGTTTGCTCAATATCGGGATGTCGGGTCTGGCTGCAGGCCATGCTTCGTTGCTGACGACCGGCAATAACATTGCCAACGTCGACACCGCCGGGTATTCACGCCAGCAAACTGTGCAGAGCAGCAAAGGCTCCAATCAGTACGGCAATGTATTCATCGGCTCCGGCACGACCTTGTCCGACGTGCGTCGGGTCTACAGCAGCTACCTCGACGCGCAGTTGCAGACCACCACCTCGCTCAACAGTGATGCACAGGCTTATCTGGGCCAGGCCACGCAGGTGGACAAGCTGCTGTCCGACGGCAGCACCGGCATCTCCAAGACGCTGCAATCATTCTTCTCGTCCTTGCAAACGCTGTCCGGCAACGCCAACGACACTGCCGCGCGGCAAGCGCTGTTGACCAACGCGCAAGGGTTGAGCAGCCGCTTCAATGCCATCTCGCAGCAACTGACTCAGCAGGGCTCGTACATCAACGATCAGTTGGGCTCGATGGCTGAACAGGTCAACAAGCTGGCCGCTACCGTTGCCTCCTACAACAAGAAAATCAGCGAAGTCAGCGGTTCGGGTGGTACGCCCAACGAGTTGCTGGACCAGCGCAACGAAACCGTGCGCCAGCTCTCCGAGCTGGTCGGCACCCAGGTCACCGAAAACAATGGCAGCCTGGATATTTACCTGGGCAGCGGCCAGCCGCTGGTCATCGGCAATACTGTCAACGCGTTACGTGTAGAGGCCGACAAGGCTGACCCGACCCGTTCCGCGATCATCATGGATCGTGGCTCTTCCACGATCGATATCACCAGCGTGGTCAGCGGCGGCGAGATGGGCGGCCTGTTGCGTTACCGCGAAGACGTCCTGACGCCAGCGGTCAACGGGCTCGGCCGGATCGCCATGGTGGTGGCTGACCAGGTCAACAAGCAGTTGGGGCAGGGGCTGGACCAGAGCGGCAATTTTGGCTCGGCACTGTTCAACGACATCAACAGTGCGCTCGCCATCAGCCAGCGCAGCATAGCCAGTGCCCACAACAATCCGGCGTCCGGCAACCTGGACGTGACCATCAAGGACACCGGCAAGCTGGCGGCCAGCGATTATCAGGTGACCTTCACCAGCGCCACGGGCTACAGCGTGCGGCGTCTGTCGGACAACTCCGACATGGGCAGTTTTACCCTGGGTGCGACGCCCGCACCGGTGATCGACGGTTTCAGCCTCAGCCTCGACAGCGGCCCGGTGACTGCCGGCGACACCTTCAAGATCACCCCGACCCGTGGTGCCGCAGCCGACATGACCACCGTCATGACCGACATCAAGCGCCTGGCCACGGCCGCGCCACTGACGTCCACCAATGCCCAGGGCAATGACGGCACCGGTACCGTCAGCCAGCCGAACCTGAGCACCAGCCTGGACATCTATGATCCGGTCCAGCGTCAGGAAGTGCAAAATGCGGTCAAGGCCGCAATGCCGATTCGCCTGATGATGACCAGCGGCACCGCGTATGAGGTGTTCGACGCCAAGGGTGCCAGCATCGGCACCGGCAGCATCGTGCCCGGCCAGAACAACGACCTGAATATCCAGGTGCCCTACACCGACGGCTCCGGCGCGGCGAAAACCTTTGGCGTGGCCATGACCCTCAGTGGCAGCCCGGCCAGGGACGACAGTTTCAATATCGCGATGACCGCGCCCGGCAGTACCGACAACCGCAACACTCAAGCGCTGCTCGGCCTGCAAACCAAGGCCACGGTCGGTGCTACGGCCACCAGCCCGGGCATCAGTTTGACCGACGCCTATGGCGGCCTGGTGTCGTCGGTCGGCTCCAAGACCAAGCAGGGTCAAATGGACGCCACCGCTACCGGCGCCATCCTGACCCAGGCCAGGGATTCGCGCGATTCGCTGTCGGGTGTCGACCTCGATGAAGAGACCGGCAACCTGATCAAATACCAGCAGTACTACTCGGCCTCTTCGCAGATCATCAAGTCTGCGCAGGAAATCTTCAGCACTCTGCTCAATGCCCTTTAA
- a CDS encoding flagellar protein FlaG, protein MDMNIKLNLSYPTLAPQSPAAPAELTDKPRVEAIAKPVAEPKRHELEQAVTDIREFVQASQRKLDFSIDDSSGRVVVKVIATDSGEVIRQIPSETALKLAQSLSQVSSLLLDDKV, encoded by the coding sequence ATGGATATGAACATCAAGTTGAACTTGTCTTATCCAACGCTTGCACCTCAAAGCCCGGCTGCACCTGCCGAACTGACGGACAAACCCAGAGTCGAAGCGATTGCAAAGCCCGTGGCGGAACCCAAGCGTCACGAACTGGAACAGGCCGTCACAGATATTCGCGAGTTCGTTCAAGCAAGCCAGCGCAAGCTGGACTTTTCGATTGATGATTCCAGCGGTCGGGTCGTGGTCAAGGTCATTGCCACCGATAGCGGTGAGGTGATTCGCCAGATTCCGTCGGAAACCGCATTGAAACTGGCGCAAAGCCTGAGCCAAGTCAGCAGTCTGTTGCTTGATGACAAAGTCTGA
- a CDS encoding flagellar assembly protein FliT, which translates to MSHALQRIDDTREALISALSDRDWDAIGKLDETCRVCIDEVLSEAPVDENAVREKLESLLVVYQKLIQVTTGERQSIVDEMSQITQAKSAAKVYHLFG; encoded by the coding sequence ATGAGCCATGCACTGCAACGGATTGACGATACCCGCGAAGCCCTGATCAGCGCTTTGAGCGATCGGGATTGGGATGCGATTGGCAAGCTGGACGAGACGTGCCGCGTCTGCATCGATGAAGTGCTCAGCGAAGCACCGGTGGACGAAAACGCCGTGCGGGAGAAGTTGGAGAGCCTGCTGGTGGTTTACCAGAAACTGATACAGGTAACGACGGGCGAGCGCCAGTCGATAGTCGACGAAATGTCCCAGATCACCCAAGCGAAGAGCGCGGCAAAGGTTTACCATCTGTTCGGTTGA